A single window of Jaculus jaculus isolate mJacJac1 chromosome 14, mJacJac1.mat.Y.cur, whole genome shotgun sequence DNA harbors:
- the Fut1 gene encoding galactoside alpha-(1,2)-fucosyltransferase 1 has translation MWTPSRRQLCLVFLLVCGLSVISLFLHLHQDLFRKVLHFSILCPDHHLLRSPVTIVCLPSPLPAANVSPSCPQHLAQPSGTWTISPDGRFGNQMGQYATLLALAQLNGRRAFILPSMHATLAPVFRISLPVLAHEVDDHTPWRHLELHDWMSEEYSRLKDPFLKLSGFPCSWTFFHHLREQIRSEFTLHDHLREEAQHLLSQLRLGHSRGRPRTFVGVHVRRGDYLHVMPNRWKGVVGDRAYLQQAMDWFRARHEAPIFVVTSNGMKWCWDNIDTSQGDVVFAGNGQEGTPGKDFALLTQCNHTIMTIGTFGFWAAYLAGGDTVYLANFTLPDSEFLKIFRPKAAFLPEWVGINADLSPVQD, from the coding sequence ATGTGGACCCCCAGCCGGCGTCagctctgcctggtttttctacTGGTCTGCGGGCTCTCTgtgatctctctgtttctccaccTCCATCAAGACCTCTTTCGAAAAGTTCTACACTTCTCCATCCTTTGTCCAGACCACCACTTGCTGCGGTCCCCCGTGACCATCGTGTGCCTGCCTAGCCCGTTGCCTGCAGCAAATGTCTCCCCTTCCTGTCCCCAACACCTTGCCCAGCCTTCGGGAACATGGACTATCTCCCCAGATGGCAGGTTTGGTAACCAGATGGGGCAGTACGCCACCCTGCTGGCCCTGGCCCAGCTCAACGGCCGCCGAGCCTTCATCCTGCCTTCCATGCACGCCACCCTGGCCCCAGTGTTCCGCATCTCCCTGCCCGTGCTTGCGCATGAGGTGGATGATCACACGCCTTGGCGGCACCTGGAGCTGCATGACTGGATGTCAGAGGAATACTCCCGTCTGAAGGACCCCTTCCTCAAGCTGTCTGGCTTCCCTTGCTCTTGGACCTTTTTCCATCATCTCAGGGAACAGATCCGCAGTGAGTTCACCCTTCATGACCATCTTCGGGAGGAGGCCCAGCACCTACTGAGTCAGCTTCGCCTGGGCCACAGCAGGGGACGACCACGCACCTTTGTGGGTGTCCACGTGCGCCGTGGGGACTATCTACATGTGATGCCCAATCGCTGGAAGGGTGTGGTTGGTGACCGGGCTTACCTGCAGCAAGCCATGGATTGGTTCCGGGCCCGGCATGAAGCCCCCATCTTTGTGGTCACCAGCAATGGCATGAAGTGGTGTTGGGATAACATCGACACGTCTCAAGGTGATGTGGTCTTTGCTGGCAACGGACAGGAGGGCACACCTGGGAAGGACTTTGCACTGCTCACACAGTGCAACCACACCATCATGACCATTGGCACCTTTGGCTTTTGGGCTGCCTACCTGGCTGGTGGAGACACTGTTTACCTGGCCAACTTCACCCTGCCTGATTCCGAGTTCCTGAAGATCTTTAGGCCCAAGGCTGCCTTCCTCCCCGAATGGGTGGGCATCAATGCAGACTTGTCTCCAGTGCAGGACTAG